CACCGAAATCCCGATAACAGTCTTGTCTCCGGCATTGTGAATGTGACCATCAACAAACGTACTCTTTCCACCAACATAGCTGTCCGACTCGCTCATGGCGAACTGCGAAAGCGGCAGGTTCGTCGCATAGGCAGCCAGCGGTTGGATTGTGTTTGTTGGAGGCCCGCTCTTGCGGCGTCCGACAACAAGAAGGACCACAACCACGGCCAGCACCACAACACCAGCCACGACCCAGGCAACCGCCGGCATGCGTGCGTCGCCTGCAGGCTTCGTCTCAAACATGGCCGGGGAAGGCTGCTCTGGCTTCTCTGTCGGACTGTTGCCCATACTCTGCTCGTCGCTCATAAGCCGAAATTTTATACCGCACGGGAGCTCCTCATCCGAAAAGGGAACCCAGCCGTTAACCCATCAGAAGATTCTGCATATTTTCACGTCTCCGCAGAACTTTCTGAAGCAGAATCGCGTTAAGAATCATCAGTTAGGCAGTGAGGAGAACCGCAATGGACAGCCAATTCGACAAAATGCCCTGCCCAGACCGCGATGTGGCCGCTATGGCAGCGATGCCGGTTCCGTCCGACTACCTGTATCAGTTCGCAGCCATAACATTCGTCCTGTTCATGCTCGCGACGATATTTTAGGCGACCTTCCAGAGCTTCAGCCGAAGCTTGCCCGCTTGATCTTCTGACGGAAGTCTTCTCCCTGCATCTCAACCACAACGCACATCTCCTGAAGCCGCGACCTCATGCGCTCGCCGATGCGGTCTCCAAGCGTCTCCTCGCGCACAGCCGCCTTGATTCCCGCGTCAGCGCCCAGTGGGGGCAGATTCGGATAGTTGGTCGTGATGATGGTCGTGCGCCGGTCGTTATAGCGCGTATTCAGAATGTGGGCGACCGTATCCCATACCCAGTCAGTTGGCTTCGACGCACCGAGCTCGTCCAGAACCAGTACCTCAGCCTCAAAGACCGGCGCCAGAATTTCAAGCTCAGTCGCAGCGACCTGCCGGTTGTAGCTGTTCTGCACCTGCTTGAGCAGGTCGCGGTAATCGCAGAACAGGCCCGTCGCGCCTCGCTCAGCCACCAGCGCCTGCAAGATACCGACGGCAAGGTGCGTTTTACCGACGCCGATGGCCCCGGTCAGCAGCAGGCCAGTGCCATCCGTCTCAAGCGGATAGCTCTCCACAAACTTCCTCGCCCGCAAAAGTCCCGCCTGGAGCGACCGGTGCGATGAGGGAAAGTTCGTCTCGT
This is a stretch of genomic DNA from Edaphobacter acidisoli. It encodes these proteins:
- a CDS encoding ATP-binding protein translates to MTIEVCQKCEGSGLRIVRRDDGTQFAQECSCRGERRTARRLAHAAIPRRYEHCTLDNYETNFPSSHRSLQAGLLRARKFVESYPLETDGTGLLLTGAIGVGKTHLAVGILQALVAERGATGLFCDYRDLLKQVQNSYNRQVAATELEILAPVFEAEVLVLDELGASKPTDWVWDTVAHILNTRYNDRRTTIITTNYPNLPPLGADAGIKAAVREETLGDRIGERMRSRLQEMCVVVEMQGEDFRQKIKRASFG
- a CDS encoding DUF2393 family protein; the encoded protein is MSDEQSMGNSPTEKPEQPSPAMFETKPAGDARMPAVAWVVAGVVVLAVVVVLLVVGRRKSGPPTNTIQPLAAYATNLPLSQFAMSESDSYVGGKSTFVDGHIHNAGDKTVIGISVQVIFRNDEGMPPRIETLPMTFIRTREPYIDTQSVASNPLKPGDDRDFRLIFESIPDNWNMQMPEVHIIGVETK